The Qipengyuania oceanensis genome includes the window GCGACGCCGATTATCCGCGCGCGAAACTTTCCGGCCATGGCGCTGATGCGCGCCCGCGTTGCGCCGCTCAGCCGCGACCGGACGGCATTGCGCTGGGTCGGCGGCGGACTGCTGGCGATCATCGCGCTGGCGCTGCTGAGCGCCGCACAACCGCTGCTGACCGCAGGTTTCCTCGCCGGCGCCGCAGCGGTGCTGGCGCTGCTGGGCCTGATCGGCTGGGCCATTCGCAAGGGTGTCGGCGCGCTTCCCCGGCCGGGCAATCCGATCCTGCGTAATGCAATGGCAAACCTCCACCGGCCTGGCTCGAACACCGGAGCGCTGGTCACGGCCCTTGGCTTCGGCCTTGCCGCCTTCGTGGTGCTGGCGGCGATCCAGACCGCGATCGACGGAAACATCGAGCGGCGCGTACCAGACGAGGCTCCGGATTATTTCGTGCTCGACATCCCGCGCGACCGGATCGACGAATTCGGAACGCTGGTCCGCTCAGAGCAGCCCGAGGCCGCCATCCGCACCGTTCCCGCGTTACGCGGCTCGATCACTGCCTACGGCCCGCGCGATGCGATGACGCAGGTCGCCGAACTGGAGGAAATCCCGGATGGCGCCTGGCCGCTGCGGGGCGAGCGCGGCCTCACCTATTCGGAAGACTTGCCGGTCGGCAACACGATCCTCGACGGGACCTGGTGGCCGAACGGCTATGACGGCGAACCTCTGGTCTCGGTCGACGAGGAGTTTGCCGCCGCTATCGATCTCCAGATCGGCGATTACCTGACGGTCGCCCTGCTCGGTGTCGAGCGCACCGTGCGCGTCGCCAACCTGCGACGTATCGACTGGGAAAGCATGGGCTTCAACTACGTACTCGTCTTCTCGCCCAACGCTCTGGAGGATGCGCCGCACAATATCGCGGCGACGATCGAGCTGCCCGGCGAAACTCCCACCGGGCCGCTGCTGCGCGCGCTGGTCAATGCCTTCCCGTCGAGCTCGGTGATCGAGATCGGGCAGGTGCTCGCCCAGGCACGCACGATCCTGACCCAAGTCGGCCTTGCGACCTTCGCCGCTGCCTCGGTCGCGGTTCTGGCAGGTCTGGCCGTATTGCTCGGGAGCATCGCAGCCGCACGGGCCGCGCGCACCTACGATACCGTCGTATTGCGCGTGCTTGGTGCGAGCCGTGGCCAGATCCTGCTCATGCAATTCGCGGAATATGCCTTGCTGGCACTGGTCCTCGCGGTCGTCGCGCTCGGTCTCGGGAGCCTGACCGCCTGGCTGGTCGTCACCCAGTTGTTCGAGTTCGACTGGCTGCCCGACTGGCCGACCGTGCTGGCCGTACTCGGTGCCGGCATCGCGGTGGTCCTCGGCTTCGCGATCGGCGGCTCGCTGCCGTTGCTGCGGGCTCGGCCTGCACAGGCGCTCCGCTCGCTCTAGAGAGTCTCGGGCAAAGAAAAAGGGCCCCGCCATCGCCGGCGAGGCCCTCCCCTTTTTAACGCTATGCGCCGCTTCAGAAGCGGTAGCGCGCAGTCACACCATAAGTGCGCGGCTGGCTCGGATAGCCCGAGATCGTGCCCGGCTGGGCGACACCCGGGAAGATCGTCGTCAGATAACGCTCGTTGGTGAGGTTGCGGACCCAGCCCGCGATCTCGAAGCCAGCGTCGGCGACGAAGGTGAGCGAGCCGTTCACCTGGTTCACTTCGCGGCGATAGTTGCGCGCGATGCCGATCGGGTCCGGGAAGCCCGGGATGCCGTCGAGGATCTGCGTGTTGCTCTCGTGGTAGTAGTCGAGGCGACCGATCAGCAGGTTACCCGTGGTGCCGAATTCGTGCGTGTAGGTCGCCGAGGTCGCGATCGAGAACTCGGGAACACCCGCTACCGGCTGGCCGGTCAGGTCGCCGACTGCCGAACCCGGGAAGCTGTCGTACTTCGAATCGAGATAGGTCAGCGCGAAGGTCAGGACGAGCGGATCGACCGGGTTGACCGAGGAATCGAGCTCGAAACCGCGGACCGACTGCGAACCCGCATTGGCGAGCGCGAAACCGGTGCCGGTGAAGGCGTTCGACTGGAACCCGTCGATCGTCTGGTCGAACAGCGCGAGGTTGAAGCCGAAGCGATCGAATTCGCCCTTCAGGCCGACTTCCCAGACCTTGGCCTTTTCCGGTCCGGCGAAGCGCGAACCGGTGGTGAGGTTGGGCACTGCCAGACCGGCATCGCGGATCGGCGAGGACGGCGCGAGGATCGTGCTGCCGAACGGACCGGCGGTGTAATCGGTGTTCGTCGGGCGGCTGTCACGCGACAGGTTCACCGAGCTCGCCTTGAAGCCCGTTGCATAGGTCACATAGGCGTTCAGCGAGTCGGTCAGCTCGTAGGCCGCACGCAGCGTGTAGCTGAAGTTGTCGTCGCGGGTCTTGCCCGGTTCGACGGCGTTCGGCACCGCGAGGAACGGCGGCAGGAACTGCAGCTGCTGCAGCGGCAGAAGCTGGTTGCAGAACGGCGGCGGCGAAGTCGGCGAACACGGCGTCGTCGCGATGGTCGTGATCTGCTGGAAGCCGGCCGGAGCATTGGTCGCGAAGTTCTGGATCACGGTCGGAGTGACCGCCGACGCCGGGATGTTGAGTGCCTGTGCGATGCCGCCGACGATCACGGCGTCGACGAAGTTCACGCTGGCAAACGGATCGAGCGACTGCTGCGAGAGCGCGAAATCCTTCTTGTCCTTGGTGTAGTTGAAGCCGCCGGTCAGCGTCAGGCGATCGGTGACTTCGAAATCGACCGTGCCGAAGATCGACCACGAGGTGTTGTCGAGTTGGAAGCTCTCGCGCGTCGTCGGGCCCTGCGCGAAGGATGCACCAACCGGAATGCCGAGCTGCGATTCGACGAAGCCGATCGTTCCGGGCGTGCCGCTGCCGGCCAGCAGGTCGAAGAACAGGCGGCTGTTCGCGCCGTTGTCGAGACCGCTGTTCTGGTCGACCGATTCGTCGAAGTAGAAGCCGCCGAGCAGGAAGTTGAGCGGGCCGTCGAAGTCCGAAGCGACGCGCAGTTCCTGCGTGAAGGTGTCGACCGCCTGGTCGGTGATCTGGTTGACGATGTCGGCGCTGGTGAAATCGACGTCCTGCACGTTGTAGCTGCGCAGTTCGCGATAGGACGTGATCGAGGTGAAGCTCAGCGCGCCGGCTTCGTAGTCTGCCTGCACCGAGCCGCCGTAGCTCTCGATATCGTTGAGCGGCAGGACGTTGAGATAGGCCTTGTCGGAAAACGGCGATTCGACGTCGACTGCGCCGCCGACACCGAAGATCAGCGGAACGGTCGTGCCGGCGCGGACATTGGCCGCGTGGCAGCACAGTTCGTCGATCTTCGAATAGTCGCCGATCGCGCGCAGGCGGAACGCACCGCCGTTGTCGAACAGGAGCTGGCCGCGCAGCACGTAGCGGTCGCGATCGTTGATCTTCTCGTCGAGGTTCACGACGTCGACGTATCCGTCACGCTTGTTGTAGGTGCCGTCGAGCGAGAAGGCGATGGAATCGGTGATCGGGCCGGTCACGTCGGCCTTGGCGACGATATTGTCGTAATTGCCGTAGGTGAGGCTCACCGAACCGCCGAAGTCGAACTGCGGCTCGCGGGTGACGACGGAGATGACGCCGGCGCTGGCGTTCTTGCCGAACAGCGTGTTCTGCGGGCCGCGCAGGACTTCGATCCGCTGGACGTTGGCGAGATCGTTGATCGAGCTGGCCGAGCGCGAGCGGAACACGCCGTCGATGAAGACGCCGACCGACGGCTCGATACCGAAGTTGTTGGCGCCGTTACCGAAACCGCGGATGATGAAGGTGGTGTTCGCACTGCTCTGGAGCGTGCTGACGCGCAGCGAGGGCGCGACCGTCTGCAGATCGGCGA containing:
- a CDS encoding TonB-dependent receptor, whose amino-acid sequence is MRSIAYNTARAALLTGAAIVALPGVAHAQDADVIEDVQEEIDTDGDNINDASDAQANVIIVTATKREQTLQETPVSVSVTSGETLERAEIRDLADLQTVAPSLRVSTLQSSANTTFIIRGFGNGANNFGIEPSVGVFIDGVFRSRSASSINDLANVQRIEVLRGPQNTLFGKNASAGVISVVTREPQFDFGGSVSLTYGNYDNIVAKADVTGPITDSIAFSLDGTYNKRDGYVDVVNLDEKINDRDRYVLRGQLLFDNGGAFRLRAIGDYSKIDELCCHAANVRAGTTVPLIFGVGGAVDVESPFSDKAYLNVLPLNDIESYGGSVQADYEAGALSFTSITSYRELRSYNVQDVDFTSADIVNQITDQAVDTFTQELRVASDFDGPLNFLLGGFYFDESVDQNSGLDNGANSRLFFDLLAGSGTPGTIGFVESQLGIPVGASFAQGPTTRESFQLDNTSWSIFGTVDFEVTDRLTLTGGFNYTKDKKDFALSQQSLDPFASVNFVDAVIVGGIAQALNIPASAVTPTVIQNFATNAPAGFQQITTIATTPCSPTSPPPFCNQLLPLQQLQFLPPFLAVPNAVEPGKTRDDNFSYTLRAAYELTDSLNAYVTYATGFKASSVNLSRDSRPTNTDYTAGPFGSTILAPSSPIRDAGLAVPNLTTGSRFAGPEKAKVWEVGLKGEFDRFGFNLALFDQTIDGFQSNAFTGTGFALANAGSQSVRGFELDSSVNPVDPLVLTFALTYLDSKYDSFPGSAVGDLTGQPVAGVPEFSIATSATYTHEFGTTGNLLIGRLDYYHESNTQILDGIPGFPDPIGIARNYRREVNQVNGSLTFVADAGFEIAGWVRNLTNERYLTTIFPGVAQPGTISGYPSQPRTYGVTARYRF
- a CDS encoding ABC transporter permease, producing the protein MNANLPWRTAWTIARRDLNGRFKGLRLLLVCLFLGTGAIAAIGTLTTAIETELSDRGQALLGGDIQVSVWQRLPNEEELAAFRELGTVSGGTRLQVVARAGENNAPVELKAVDAKYPLYGRFVLEDGREVGAPPPGRAWLAQGALDRLGLKVGDSFEVGTASLRVGGIIRTEPDRLGEGFQLGPTVIVADDVPQAAGLLAPGSMFRSKYRIALEDPATDLEATTEVLDQRFPLSGFELRTRDRASPGADRFVDRMGEFLTLVGLAALIIAGIGIGGGVTSYLEARRTSIATLKVLGATSTDIARIYVLQIGAAALVGSLAGLAVGVAVTPLLAGALSGLLPVEGGVTVAPLALLSALAYGLLVALVFAATPIIRARNFPAMALMRARVAPLSRDRTALRWVGGGLLAIIALALLSAAQPLLTAGFLAGAAAVLALLGLIGWAIRKGVGALPRPGNPILRNAMANLHRPGSNTGALVTALGFGLAAFVVLAAIQTAIDGNIERRVPDEAPDYFVLDIPRDRIDEFGTLVRSEQPEAAIRTVPALRGSITAYGPRDAMTQVAELEEIPDGAWPLRGERGLTYSEDLPVGNTILDGTWWPNGYDGEPLVSVDEEFAAAIDLQIGDYLTVALLGVERTVRVANLRRIDWESMGFNYVLVFSPNALEDAPHNIAATIELPGETPTGPLLRALVNAFPSSSVIEIGQVLAQARTILTQVGLATFAAASVAVLAGLAVLLGSIAAARAARTYDTVVLRVLGASRGQILLMQFAEYALLALVLAVVALGLGSLTAWLVVTQLFEFDWLPDWPTVLAVLGAGIAVVLGFAIGGSLPLLRARPAQALRSL